One genomic region from Cellulomonas hominis encodes:
- a CDS encoding HNH endonuclease family protein, which yields MNFAKRLLVVAVAAIVLSFFVVLGGNGGLFGGLPSRVVDTLSDAWNHRPAGYSRAAGTPGPGLTLEGADMGGLADQAAAVRVVTNPAQGYEPDAFGEDWASAGGGCTVRDEVLARDLADVTYSEGSRCQVATGTLVDPYRGFEVAFTRGRATSSAVQIDHVLARATAWRTGANDWSAEQREAFSNDTLNLLAVDGPSNAAKSDKTLSEFASATIDGTPALAEAGRCDFTARYVSVVVKYGLGMYQADKDYAVATLRECAA from the coding sequence ATGAACTTCGCCAAGCGCCTGCTCGTGGTCGCCGTGGCCGCGATCGTGTTGTCGTTCTTCGTGGTGCTGGGGGGCAACGGCGGGCTGTTCGGCGGTCTGCCCTCCCGGGTCGTGGACACGCTCAGCGACGCGTGGAACCACCGCCCGGCGGGGTACTCCCGGGCCGCGGGCACGCCTGGGCCGGGCCTCACGCTCGAGGGTGCCGACATGGGCGGCCTGGCCGACCAGGCGGCCGCCGTGCGGGTCGTGACCAACCCGGCCCAGGGGTACGAGCCGGACGCGTTCGGTGAGGACTGGGCGAGCGCCGGCGGGGGCTGCACCGTTCGTGACGAGGTCCTGGCGCGCGACCTCGCCGATGTCACCTACTCCGAAGGGTCGCGCTGCCAGGTCGCCACGGGCACCCTGGTCGACCCGTATCGCGGCTTCGAGGTCGCCTTCACGCGCGGCCGCGCGACCAGCAGCGCCGTCCAGATCGACCACGTCCTGGCGCGGGCGACGGCTTGGCGCACCGGCGCGAACGACTGGTCTGCCGAGCAGCGCGAGGCGTTCTCCAACGACACCCTCAACCTGCTCGCCGTCGACGGCCCGTCGAACGCGGCGAAGTCCGACAAGACCCTGAGCGAGTTCGCCAGCGCGACCATCGACGGCACGCCGGCGCTGGCAGAGGCCGGACGGTGCGACTTCACCGCACGGTACGTCTCGGTCGTCGTGAAGTACGGGCTCGGGATGTACCAGGCCGACAAGGACTACGCGGTCGCCACGCTGCGGGAGTGCGCGGCATGA
- a CDS encoding Helicase associated domain protein, giving the protein MSARRADHRAGRLHPDRVRALEARGFAFVRFEPDEHWRQGVERLRAYVRLHGDALVRRDVVTDDGFRLGGWVSEVRSRRTAGELDDARVRELDDLGMVWRIRASGPRLGQQVSSAMRFRARLRLLDAFIGEHGHCDVPSTYLVDGFNLGAWVRKQRLLHAQGKLAPERTKALESRRFTWRARDNGALWSSGLAALDAFIAEHGHPRVPTAHVTADGLRLGLWASRRRAELRSGSLPPQRREALVARGFPPE; this is encoded by the coding sequence GTGAGTGCGCGGCGCGCCGATCACCGGGCCGGGCGACTGCACCCGGACCGTGTCCGTGCCCTGGAGGCACGCGGCTTCGCGTTCGTCAGATTCGAACCCGACGAGCACTGGCGCCAGGGCGTCGAGCGTCTCCGGGCGTACGTGCGCTTGCACGGCGACGCCCTCGTCCGTAGGGACGTCGTCACGGACGACGGCTTCAGGCTGGGCGGGTGGGTCAGCGAGGTGCGTAGTCGCCGCACCGCCGGCGAGCTCGACGACGCCCGGGTACGCGAGCTCGACGACTTGGGCATGGTCTGGCGGATCAGGGCGTCCGGGCCGCGCCTCGGCCAGCAGGTCTCCTCTGCGATGCGGTTCCGCGCTCGGCTCCGGCTGCTCGACGCCTTCATCGGCGAGCACGGGCACTGCGACGTCCCCAGCACCTACCTGGTCGACGGGTTCAACCTCGGCGCGTGGGTCCGCAAGCAGCGACTCCTGCACGCCCAGGGCAAGCTCGCGCCTGAGCGCACGAAGGCGCTCGAGAGCCGTCGCTTCACCTGGAGGGCGCGGGACAACGGCGCCTTGTGGTCGAGCGGGCTCGCCGCTCTCGATGCCTTCATCGCCGAGCACGGGCACCCGCGGGTCCCAACCGCCCACGTGACGGCAGACGGGCTGCGGCTCGGGCTGTGGGCGTCCCGCCGGCGTGCCGAGCTGCGCTCCGGATCGTTGCCGCCGCAGCGGCGCGAGGCGCTCGTCGCGCGCGGGTTCCCACCTGAGTGA
- a CDS encoding phage holin family protein: MSYEQGEGYGNPGETWSRLGCLGWLFAAGAGFIAGVMGAAFANGALHWNGFWSFIVGVACFVGGASGVARLKRRMTTRNVYWCPQCGVETDPSYRICRSCGRVKE, translated from the coding sequence ATGAGTTACGAGCAGGGCGAGGGGTACGGGAACCCCGGAGAGACGTGGAGTCGCCTCGGGTGCTTGGGCTGGCTGTTCGCTGCCGGAGCCGGCTTCATCGCGGGGGTGATGGGCGCCGCGTTCGCGAACGGCGCGCTGCACTGGAACGGCTTCTGGTCGTTCATCGTCGGGGTCGCGTGCTTCGTCGGCGGTGCCAGTGGCGTGGCGCGACTCAAGCGGAGGATGACGACGCGCAACGTCTACTGGTGCCCGCAGTGCGGGGTCGAGACGGACCCCAGTTACCGCATCTGCCGCTCCTGCGGGCGGGTGAAGGAGTAG
- a CDS encoding WhiB family transcriptional regulator yields the protein MTADSATTETTVQTAAALVPEGQEGWADSALCAQVDPDLFFPDKGGPTSEAKRVCRRCEVRVECLYWALEAGERFGVWGGMSERERRAYAQGNGIATGTRNFATVSDGEIERRRATFATALAAGADAGGDALDEE from the coding sequence GTGACCGCTGACAGCGCGACGACCGAGACCACGGTGCAGACCGCCGCGGCTCTGGTGCCCGAGGGGCAGGAGGGGTGGGCCGACAGCGCGCTGTGCGCGCAGGTCGATCCGGACCTGTTCTTCCCCGACAAGGGCGGCCCGACCAGCGAGGCGAAGCGCGTCTGCCGTCGCTGTGAGGTCAGGGTCGAGTGCCTCTACTGGGCGTTGGAGGCCGGTGAGCGCTTCGGCGTGTGGGGCGGCATGTCGGAGCGAGAGCGCCGCGCGTACGCCCAGGGGAACGGCATCGCGACCGGGACCCGGAACTTCGCCACCGTGAGCGACGGCGAGATCGAGCGCCGCCGGGCGACGTTCGCGACCGCCCTGGCTGCGGGCGCCGACGCCGGCGGCGACGCCCTGGACGAGGAGTGA
- a CDS encoding PIN-like domain-containing protein encodes MTRPLVPAPPAAADLDDVFASALIVLDSSVLLNLYRVGADTRESWLTVLSSVRERLVMPFQVATEVTRNAPAVRSSLADTYAALRKDLEAVKGLPSARFASRHLHADRLAGLRQVVDQHVEAMLTGLDAVQRGDHALVTADDDSVMAALEELYDGRILPAPDATTVRARVAEFVEHRGPNQIPPGWEDAKAKSTPMLQAGDYLLWAELLEHAAATRRAVVFVTDDSKDDWWERRDGLRPAPALVAEFQQVTGAAYAQVTSPDFLAAAQRLLGQDESPEAVAETTEASSIEAAEAILDSVAPWRRRLLDDRAAEYLDRFPSLLTPADDRLVYIPPPLQDVLAMLDNTHLRALPRWVRVRLAATYPEIEDQLGLDEPDEQA; translated from the coding sequence GTGACCCGTCCCCTGGTGCCCGCGCCACCGGCCGCAGCCGACCTCGACGACGTGTTCGCCTCGGCGCTCATCGTCCTGGACTCCAGCGTCCTGCTGAACCTGTACCGGGTCGGCGCCGACACGAGGGAGAGCTGGCTGACGGTCCTGAGCTCGGTCCGCGAACGGCTCGTCATGCCGTTCCAGGTCGCCACCGAGGTGACCCGCAACGCGCCCGCCGTCCGGTCCAGCCTCGCCGACACCTACGCGGCGCTGCGCAAGGACCTCGAGGCCGTCAAGGGGCTGCCCTCCGCCCGCTTCGCGAGCCGCCACCTGCACGCCGACCGCCTCGCCGGACTCCGCCAGGTGGTGGACCAGCACGTCGAGGCGATGCTCACCGGGCTGGACGCCGTGCAGCGGGGCGACCACGCGCTCGTCACCGCGGACGACGACTCGGTCATGGCCGCGCTCGAGGAGCTGTACGACGGCCGCATCCTGCCGGCGCCCGACGCCACCACCGTCCGCGCGCGCGTTGCGGAGTTCGTCGAGCATCGCGGCCCGAACCAGATCCCGCCAGGTTGGGAGGACGCCAAGGCCAAGAGCACCCCGATGCTCCAGGCCGGCGACTACCTCCTCTGGGCCGAGCTCCTGGAGCACGCCGCTGCCACCCGGCGCGCCGTCGTCTTCGTTACGGACGACTCGAAGGACGACTGGTGGGAGCGCCGAGACGGCCTCCGGCCGGCACCAGCGCTCGTGGCTGAGTTCCAGCAGGTCACCGGCGCCGCCTACGCCCAGGTGACCTCCCCCGACTTCCTCGCTGCGGCGCAGAGGCTGCTCGGCCAGGACGAGAGCCCCGAAGCGGTGGCGGAGACCACCGAGGCGTCCTCGATCGAAGCCGCCGAGGCGATCCTCGACTCGGTCGCCCCCTGGCGCCGGCGCCTGCTCGACGACCGCGCGGCGGAGTACCTCGACCGGTTCCCGTCCCTCCTCACGCCGGCAGACGACCGGCTGGTCTACATCCCGCCGCCGCTGCAGGACGTGCTCGCGATGCTCGACAACACGCACCTGCGCGCGTTGCCTCGGTGGGTCCGGGTCCGCCTCGCCGCGACCTACCCCGAGATCGAGGACCAGCTCGGTCTGGACGAACCGGACGAGCAGGCCTGA
- a CDS encoding prepilin-type N-terminal cleavage/methylation domain-containing protein: MITPHPRGLSTLRARWRASRGVTLVELLVSMVIGTMTAFVVLSVLTSMGLLVTRSVSTTTTLSQLEDASGQLLRDVNDGKRILVADEDALTVQVVRDAVCTQRAWSIDGPDLVVETTTYTTERCSGGSTTARMAVVDGLFTATAPFKFYSALSQSFPMTFPVALNEVTRVTWDLTAQPTYPNAREAKISSGAAFTGRGASSDGTGTQVNDATRPVLQVTTARVGVDQPALKWTDTSPELTKAWTVYRIANPEGTGSGMAATWEAVMRLGPTMLTWTDNTLPDGYTAQYTVQATLTDDRQGPASNQVATGLRPAAPTTTATGQQAGISVAWTRPAGADSFDLYRDGTLWRTWPQMKSDGVDISATTVTWIDATGVGHTHDYRIVAVNRWERAATASRGAADAGAQTNQVSTSTAQDAALGEPGLTATRVLSAVRVEAGAFTAPAAPTATASPTTTWSNVITWAPAAWVGSGPTTKGGVHRDRGWEVRWHERDDSYQNLWVGTGEVPRTSTSKEHTGRTPGMRDSYAVRTCNASGCSAYTPGMYPIQRPAAPACSASGISTRAMTVTVTRPEQFTAYTSTSLTGGTKAAGAAGISGLGEANKTDWAVDGLAHATGQAFSVRNRNASTANDGWSDAGSCRPVTALLAIQIDGLASSTRAIEANAAATNGSSRNITLEGVQTVAGTHGRWDPLRHNTGFTVTARNSDGVNDVADQRTIATQRLTVATPAAPSCSASRDGQYAPTTVRFSSNGSLSRTSASATSAGYYSATATATNTNSDGFNTVSASSYSSCGVTVEARPTPTNTGATPGAASSTCAPYRSAGAVIDGINASMSGANAGAGFTIGGPKSGSYSADRGTYIRGQASDRTLSCAFYRAHPINWALDGTYTEFDYWGSMMWNMSGGGAV, translated from the coding sequence GTGATCACACCGCACCCGCGAGGGCTCTCGACGCTGCGCGCGCGCTGGCGCGCCTCGCGCGGCGTCACGCTCGTCGAGCTCCTGGTCTCCATGGTGATCGGGACCATGACGGCGTTCGTCGTGCTGTCCGTGCTGACCTCGATGGGTCTGCTCGTGACCCGGTCGGTCTCCACGACCACCACCCTGTCCCAGCTCGAAGACGCCTCAGGCCAGCTGCTGCGCGACGTCAACGACGGCAAGCGCATCCTGGTCGCCGACGAGGACGCCCTGACCGTCCAGGTCGTGCGCGACGCGGTGTGCACGCAGCGCGCCTGGTCCATCGACGGACCCGACCTCGTCGTCGAGACCACGACCTACACGACCGAGCGCTGCAGCGGGGGATCGACCACTGCCCGGATGGCAGTCGTCGACGGCCTGTTCACCGCGACGGCGCCGTTCAAGTTCTACTCCGCGCTGTCCCAGTCCTTCCCCATGACCTTCCCGGTCGCCCTGAACGAGGTCACCCGCGTCACCTGGGACCTGACCGCCCAGCCGACGTACCCGAACGCGCGCGAGGCGAAGATCTCCTCCGGTGCCGCGTTCACCGGCCGCGGCGCCTCCTCGGACGGGACCGGCACCCAGGTCAACGACGCCACCCGCCCCGTCCTTCAGGTCACGACCGCCCGGGTCGGGGTCGACCAGCCGGCGCTGAAGTGGACGGACACCAGCCCCGAACTCACCAAGGCGTGGACGGTCTACCGGATCGCGAACCCCGAGGGCACCGGGTCCGGGATGGCCGCCACGTGGGAGGCGGTGATGCGTCTGGGGCCGACGATGCTCACCTGGACCGACAACACGCTGCCCGACGGGTACACCGCGCAGTACACCGTTCAGGCCACGCTCACCGACGACCGGCAGGGCCCCGCCTCGAACCAGGTCGCCACGGGCCTTCGCCCGGCCGCGCCCACGACCACGGCGACCGGGCAGCAGGCCGGCATCTCCGTCGCCTGGACGCGGCCCGCGGGCGCCGACTCCTTCGACCTGTACCGCGACGGCACCCTGTGGCGCACCTGGCCGCAGATGAAGAGCGACGGCGTCGACATCTCCGCAACGACGGTCACCTGGATCGACGCGACCGGCGTCGGGCACACCCACGACTACCGGATCGTCGCCGTCAACCGGTGGGAGCGCGCGGCCACCGCAAGCCGAGGCGCCGCAGACGCCGGCGCGCAGACGAACCAGGTCTCCACGTCCACCGCCCAGGACGCCGCGCTCGGCGAGCCCGGCCTGACCGCGACCCGCGTGCTGTCGGCGGTGCGCGTGGAGGCCGGGGCGTTCACGGCGCCCGCCGCGCCGACGGCGACGGCCAGCCCGACGACGACCTGGTCGAACGTCATCACCTGGGCGCCGGCCGCCTGGGTCGGTAGCGGTCCGACCACCAAGGGCGGTGTGCACCGCGACCGAGGGTGGGAGGTCCGCTGGCACGAGCGCGACGACAGCTACCAGAACCTGTGGGTCGGCACGGGCGAGGTCCCGCGCACCTCGACGAGCAAGGAGCACACCGGCCGTACCCCGGGCATGCGGGACTCGTACGCCGTGCGCACCTGCAACGCCTCGGGCTGCAGCGCGTACACCCCGGGCATGTACCCGATCCAGCGGCCGGCCGCCCCGGCATGCTCGGCGTCGGGGATCAGCACCCGCGCGATGACGGTCACCGTGACACGACCGGAGCAGTTCACGGCGTACACGAGCACGTCGCTGACCGGCGGGACGAAGGCCGCCGGTGCGGCAGGCATCTCCGGGCTGGGGGAGGCGAACAAGACCGACTGGGCGGTCGACGGCCTCGCGCACGCCACGGGGCAGGCGTTCTCGGTCCGGAACCGGAACGCCTCGACCGCGAACGACGGATGGTCGGACGCGGGATCCTGCCGGCCGGTGACCGCGCTGCTCGCGATCCAGATCGACGGGCTCGCCTCGAGCACCCGCGCCATCGAGGCGAACGCCGCAGCGACGAACGGCTCGAGTCGGAACATCACCCTTGAGGGCGTCCAGACGGTCGCCGGCACCCACGGGCGCTGGGACCCACTGCGCCACAACACGGGGTTCACGGTCACGGCGCGCAACAGCGACGGCGTGAACGACGTCGCCGATCAGCGCACGATCGCCACCCAGCGGCTGACCGTGGCGACACCGGCGGCGCCGTCCTGCTCGGCCAGCCGGGACGGGCAGTATGCGCCGACGACGGTGCGGTTCTCCTCGAACGGGTCGCTGTCGCGCACGAGCGCATCGGCGACCTCGGCCGGCTACTACTCCGCTACGGCGACCGCGACCAACACGAACAGCGACGGCTTCAACACGGTGTCCGCGAGCTCGTACAGCTCGTGCGGCGTGACCGTCGAAGCGCGGCCCACGCCGACGAACACCGGTGCGACACCGGGCGCCGCGTCGAGCACGTGCGCGCCATACCGGTCCGCAGGCGCCGTGATCGACGGCATCAACGCAAGCATGTCCGGGGCAAACGCGGGCGCTGGCTTCACCATCGGCGGCCCGAAGTCGGGGTCCTACTCGGCCGACCGTGGCACCTACATCCGCGGACAGGCATCGGATCGCACCCTGTCATGCGCGTTCTACCGGGCGCACCCGATCAACTGGGCGCTCGACGGCACCTACACCGAGTTCGACTACTGGGGCTCGATGATGTGGAACATGTCGGGCGGCGGCGCCGTGTGA
- a CDS encoding LPXTG cell wall anchor domain-containing protein, translating into MNSSVNLVGAWTTFWNAINQGSFSRLMTIITVLGVCAVVFAGLGFLWRKRRNNGGDAKGLWWSLGLGAAASAPNFLIPIVLTVLDLVINIIAGFFKSLAG; encoded by the coding sequence GTGAACTCGAGCGTCAACCTCGTCGGGGCGTGGACCACGTTCTGGAACGCGATCAACCAGGGCAGCTTCTCGCGCCTGATGACGATCATCACCGTGCTGGGCGTCTGCGCGGTCGTCTTCGCCGGACTCGGGTTCCTGTGGCGCAAGCGGCGCAACAACGGCGGTGACGCCAAGGGCCTGTGGTGGTCGCTGGGGCTCGGAGCGGCCGCCTCCGCACCCAACTTCCTGATCCCGATCGTGCTGACCGTCCTCGACCTGGTGATCAACATCATCGCGGGGTTCTTCAAGTCACTGGCCGGCTGA
- a CDS encoding helicase C-terminal domain-containing protein, with protein sequence MTSTGGQVVGIAPTGSGKALDVDTPIPTPSGWTRMGDLRAGDTIYGEQGQPITVAVAHPVQHERPCYRVSFSDGTSIVADAEHLWPSVTAAIRYRRCDDRKYGVTTAAPWSIVTTEQMAGTLRVGTATPKLNHAVPVAGALQAADADLPVPPYILGAWLGDGTSIFGAITVGHDDLDAMRPLLEAEWPSITGTRRASAWTLRLVAPDRSLCPYGHDDWRIERKPATTNRSCRACVRAGTRRDGKPWNTNLARRLRALGVLGAKHIPASYLRASYRQRWALLQGLMDTDGSACGDGGVEFSVTDPRLADDVAELVRSLGVRVHVRSGPAKISERDASGARTRRATGTRYRLTFTLPEPPFRLPRKIAAFGTARKDVSRRNLVYVTAVEPVASRPVRCIGVDSPTRLFLAGPGLTPTHNSFSYGVPAGLLAATTGRRAVISTESLALQSQIIDKDAPVVVEAVKAATGVEVTFEVLKGWSNWSCIKAAIGTAHDLLGEMVDTGQWAPSDADLDLLIERLEDGLGDPTVMRLDGGATTTRGTLVALVHWVLRQHKVAEDAPGDRHSYPGAATDADWSQVSVSPSECPGAKSCPMAKLCKPAAAKERAARADVLVTNHSLLAVQASKRVSVVIGSASLGRFDAVIVDEAHALPGKVRDQGAGEVSGRRIMSAVRGARSILDDGDRAVSSILAAGEILSGDVQQELEALWRQHRGQGETLRLPNDVNPLADTGAMIEDWVSNLQLILNRAVRAAGNRDQVRARRIKARLDSLKADASDIAEHRSGVARWVQENSAGDHTWLSANLSPVDVSGALQANVWTQADPDADPAAVKVTHVDEGHLPDPGSRQEAQLAEQAADPALEAPIEEKAPRIPLSVVAVSATLPAGFARQAGLSVDPVAYESPFGDAYRESMLYVPSAASAADVAALSSTKGGRPRFEVTRHLPWALEKMPALVDASGGGALILSATAAAGRRYAEELRTRSRGWAVHSQWDGPPARSIVAAWKADTHSILIGTRSLMTGVDAPGETNRLVIVDRVPRAAANPVDDARVEDLIARTKMSEWAARDAIYAVDAALLLEQAVGRMIRSTSDRGLVAVLDPRLLKGSSFSYNEPTRRIYMGALAHFGIKTMAMDDAVGFLRQKAQLAA encoded by the coding sequence TTGACGTCGACCGGCGGGCAGGTCGTGGGTATCGCGCCGACCGGCTCCGGGAAGGCGCTGGACGTCGACACCCCGATCCCCACGCCCAGCGGGTGGACGCGCATGGGTGACCTGCGCGCCGGCGACACCATCTACGGCGAGCAGGGCCAGCCGATCACGGTGGCCGTCGCGCACCCCGTCCAGCACGAACGCCCCTGCTACCGGGTCTCGTTCAGCGACGGCACCTCGATCGTCGCTGACGCCGAGCACCTGTGGCCTTCCGTCACCGCCGCGATCCGCTACCGCCGGTGCGACGACCGCAAGTACGGCGTCACCACCGCGGCACCGTGGAGCATCGTCACCACCGAGCAGATGGCCGGCACGCTGCGAGTCGGCACCGCCACGCCCAAGCTGAACCACGCAGTGCCGGTCGCGGGCGCCCTGCAGGCCGCCGACGCCGACCTGCCCGTCCCCCCGTACATCCTCGGCGCCTGGCTCGGCGACGGGACCTCGATCTTCGGCGCGATCACCGTAGGCCACGACGACCTCGACGCCATGCGCCCGCTGCTCGAGGCAGAGTGGCCGAGCATCACCGGCACGCGAAGGGCGAGCGCCTGGACGCTGCGCTTGGTCGCACCTGACCGCTCGCTGTGCCCGTACGGGCACGACGACTGGCGCATCGAGCGCAAGCCCGCCACAACCAACCGGAGCTGCCGCGCATGCGTGCGCGCCGGCACGCGTCGTGACGGGAAGCCCTGGAACACCAACCTCGCCCGGCGACTGCGTGCGCTCGGCGTGCTGGGCGCCAAGCACATCCCCGCCAGTTACCTGCGCGCCTCCTACCGTCAGCGATGGGCCCTGCTGCAGGGCCTCATGGACACCGACGGCTCTGCGTGCGGAGACGGCGGGGTGGAGTTCAGCGTCACGGACCCGCGCCTGGCCGACGACGTCGCAGAGCTGGTCCGCTCGCTCGGGGTGCGAGTCCACGTCCGCTCAGGACCGGCCAAGATCAGCGAGAGGGACGCGTCCGGTGCCCGCACCCGTCGCGCAACCGGCACCCGCTACCGGTTGACCTTCACCCTGCCCGAGCCGCCGTTCCGGCTTCCGCGCAAGATCGCCGCGTTCGGCACGGCGCGCAAGGACGTCTCCCGGCGCAACCTCGTCTACGTCACGGCGGTCGAGCCGGTCGCGTCCCGGCCCGTGCGCTGCATCGGTGTGGACTCCCCCACGAGACTGTTCCTGGCGGGCCCGGGCCTGACGCCGACGCACAACAGCTTCTCCTACGGGGTCCCGGCCGGTCTGCTAGCCGCTACCACCGGGCGCCGCGCCGTGATCTCGACCGAGTCGCTCGCCCTGCAGTCGCAGATCATCGACAAGGACGCGCCCGTCGTCGTCGAGGCCGTCAAGGCCGCGACCGGGGTCGAGGTGACCTTCGAGGTGCTCAAGGGCTGGTCGAACTGGTCGTGCATCAAGGCGGCCATCGGCACGGCGCACGATCTGCTCGGCGAGATGGTCGACACCGGCCAGTGGGCCCCGTCCGACGCCGACCTGGACCTCCTGATCGAGCGCCTCGAGGACGGCCTCGGGGACCCGACCGTCATGCGGCTGGACGGGGGCGCCACCACCACCCGCGGGACGCTCGTTGCGCTGGTGCACTGGGTGCTGCGCCAGCACAAGGTCGCCGAGGACGCGCCCGGCGACCGGCACTCCTACCCCGGGGCGGCCACGGACGCCGACTGGTCGCAGGTGTCGGTCTCCCCCAGCGAGTGCCCCGGGGCGAAGTCCTGCCCGATGGCCAAGCTGTGCAAGCCCGCGGCAGCCAAGGAGCGGGCCGCCCGCGCCGACGTCCTGGTGACCAACCACTCGCTGTTGGCCGTCCAGGCGTCCAAGCGGGTCTCGGTCGTGATCGGCTCCGCCTCGCTCGGCCGGTTCGACGCCGTGATCGTCGACGAGGCCCACGCCCTTCCCGGGAAGGTCCGTGACCAGGGCGCAGGCGAGGTCTCCGGGCGCCGGATCATGTCCGCGGTCCGGGGCGCCCGCAGCATCCTGGACGACGGCGACCGTGCGGTCTCCTCGATCCTGGCGGCCGGCGAGATCCTGTCCGGCGACGTGCAGCAGGAGCTCGAGGCGCTGTGGCGCCAGCATCGCGGCCAGGGCGAGACCCTCCGGCTCCCGAACGACGTGAACCCGCTGGCCGACACCGGCGCGATGATCGAGGACTGGGTCTCCAACCTCCAGCTCATCCTGAACCGCGCCGTGCGCGCCGCCGGGAACCGCGACCAGGTGCGCGCCCGGCGCATCAAGGCGCGCCTGGACTCCCTCAAGGCGGACGCTTCCGACATCGCCGAGCACCGCTCCGGGGTCGCCAGGTGGGTGCAGGAGAACTCCGCCGGCGACCACACGTGGCTGTCGGCGAACCTGTCCCCCGTCGACGTCTCCGGTGCCCTGCAGGCCAACGTGTGGACACAAGCGGACCCGGATGCCGACCCCGCAGCCGTCAAGGTCACCCACGTCGACGAGGGGCACCTGCCAGACCCCGGATCGAGGCAGGAGGCCCAGCTGGCGGAACAGGCGGCCGACCCTGCCCTCGAGGCACCGATCGAGGAGAAGGCGCCCCGGATCCCCCTGTCGGTGGTCGCGGTCTCTGCGACCCTGCCGGCCGGGTTCGCCCGCCAGGCGGGGTTGAGCGTCGACCCGGTCGCCTACGAGTCCCCGTTCGGGGACGCGTACCGAGAGTCGATGCTCTACGTCCCCTCGGCGGCGTCCGCGGCGGACGTCGCAGCCCTGTCGAGCACGAAGGGCGGGCGCCCGCGGTTCGAGGTGACGCGGCACCTGCCGTGGGCGCTGGAGAAGATGCCGGCCCTGGTGGACGCGTCCGGCGGCGGGGCGCTGATCCTGTCCGCGACCGCGGCGGCAGGGCGCCGGTACGCCGAAGAGCTGCGCACGCGCTCGCGCGGCTGGGCGGTGCACTCCCAGTGGGACGGCCCGCCGGCCCGGTCCATCGTCGCGGCGTGGAAGGCCGACACGCACTCCATCCTCATCGGGACCCGGTCGCTGATGACCGGCGTGGACGCCCCCGGCGAGACGAACCGGCTGGTGATCGTCGACCGCGTCCCGCGCGCCGCGGCGAACCCGGTCGACGACGCGCGCGTCGAGGACCTGATCGCCCGGACGAAGATGAGCGAGTGGGCGGCCCGCGACGCGATCTACGCGGTCGACGCCGCGCTGCTGCTCGAGCAGGCGGTCGGCCGGATGATCCGCTCGACGTCCGACCGCGGGCTGGTCGCGGTGCTCGACCCGCGACTGCTCAAGGGCTCGTCGTTCTCGTACAACGAGCCGA